The following are encoded together in the Hippoglossus stenolepis isolate QCI-W04-F060 chromosome 12, HSTE1.2, whole genome shotgun sequence genome:
- the LOC118119168 gene encoding solute carrier family 22 member 7-like, translated as MKFENILEEINGFGPFQILLIIMLCTPRIVIPCHFLLNIFIGAVPPHHCDFSSLDDGDLFTNLTREQRLVVSAPLRDDGAPKSCEMFTEPQFHLLSNGSGAELPTVPCQSGWVYDNSTFTSTLATEWDLVCDSKSLTKTTSTIFFVGVMMGAIATGYLCDKYGRRNILLASYIMSLVFSYASAFANSYVMFAVLRFLTGFGLTGIGINSLVLTIEWVDTDHRSFIGVIGSLSWSVGNMLLAAFAYLVNDWRHLIMTVTAPLGFAILTWWWIPESARWLLVNGKVEEAQVYLDRCAKINNRPKLSTKFKLQTLCDIENPDKDKKSYGYLDLIKTPKMRQITLITGIVWFGVASTYYGISMNIGGFGLNMYLTHFIYAAIEVPAKLMVYFILNIIGRRKCQSGTLLLTGICLAINIFLPKDLWHVRTVVAILGKGLSEAAFTTVFLYTTELYPTVLRQNGLGYTNFMSRLGVAIAPLILLLEDVWTLLPQIIICSVAAVSGLAALLLPETLSVKLPETIEEVEERSQVNNAPKKQNEFRLNVASQ; from the exons ATGAAGTTTGAAAATATCCTGGAGGAGATCAATGGCTTCGGGCCTTTTCagatcctcctcatcatcatgcTCTGCACCCCTCGGATCGTCATCCCCTGTCACTTCTTGTTGAACATCTTCATCGGCGCCGTGCCTCCTCATCACTGTGACTTCAGCAGCCTGGATGACGGAGATCTCTTCACAAATCTAACTCGAGAACAAAGACTCGTCGTCAGCGCCCCGCTGCGGGACGATGGAGCCCCCAAGTCCTGCGAGATGTTCACTGAGCCTCAGTTTCATCTTTTATCCAACGGCTCCGGCGCCGAGCTGCCCACGGTTCCGTGTCAGAGCGGATGGGTTTACGACAactccaccttcacctccaccctGGCAACAGAG TGGGACCTCGTCTGTGACAGTAAAAGTTTGACGAAGACCACGAGTACGATCTTCTTTGTGGGCGTGATGATGGGAGCCATAGCGACTGGATACCTCTGTGACAA GTATGGAAGGAGAAACATTCTCCTGGCCTCGTACATCATGTCCTTGGTGTTCAGTTACGCCAGCGCTTTTGCAAACTCCTACGTCATGTTCGCCGTCCTGAGATTTCTCACCGGGTTCGGCCTGACGGGAATCGGCATCAATTCATTGGTTCTAA CCATTGAGTGGGTGGACACAGACCACCGGTCGTTCATCGGCGTGATCGGCAGTCTGTCCTGGTCGGTTGGGAACATGCTATTGGCTGCTTTTGCCTATCTGGTGAACGACTGGCGGCATCTGATCATGACGGTTACGGCTCCTCTGGGTTTCGCAATTTTGACCTGGTG GTGGATTCCTGAATCTGCTCGGTGGCTTCTAGTGAACGGTAAAGTGGAGGAAGCTCAGGTTTACCTCGACAGATGTGCAAAGATCAACAACCGACCAAAACTGTCGACCAAATTCAAACTGCAG actctCTGCGACATTGAAAACCcagataaagacaaaaagagcTACGGTTACCTTGATCTGATCAAGACGCCGAAGATGAGACAGATAACGCTGATAACTGGGATTGTGTG GTTCGGAGTCGCCTCCACGTATTACGGAATCAGTATGAACATCGGCGGGTTTGGACTGAACATGTACCTCACGCACTTCATCTATGCAGCCATCGAAGTTCCCGCCAAGCTGATGGTCTACTTCATCCTCAACATCATCGGACGCAGGAAATGTCAATCAGGGACGCTGTTACTGACGGGGATCTGCCTCGCCATCAACATTTTCCTTCCAAAAG ATCTGTGGCACGTGCGCACTGTCGTTGCTATTCTCGGAAAAGGTCTCTCGGAAGCTGCCTTCACGACCGTCTTCCTCTACACGACCGAGCTTTACCCGACTGTCCTCAG acaAAATGGTTTGGGCTACACCAACTTCATGAGTCGTCTGGGCGTCGCCATTGCTCctctcatcctgctgctggaggacgTGTGGACTCTTCTTCCTCAGATCATCATCTGCTCTGTGGCCGCCGTGTCCGGCCTCGCGGCGCTGCTGCTCCCGGAGACTCTGAGCGTGAAGCTGCCGGAGACCattgaggaagtggaggagcGGAGCCAGGTAAACAATGCAccaaagaaacaaaatgaatttAGATTGAATGTCGCCTCACAATGA
- the si:ch211-132e22.4 gene encoding uncharacterized protein si:ch211-132e22.4 encodes MADTNTVTTTVPLLINITSNATTSTSAQVATVINWLTFSIGLPAIGLAIYALKNLSKGDNKIPIHVMFLLVSDIISFFGRPPVDDGVNSGAILSSNATDFIFYFGVISNIALMLFIAQERHVSVSYPQCLGCCSSIRRFPAVALVAWAAPLAVLALAVLDYKLWFAVALLAPFPFLLFFALDSWRALMCSNPRTPERRRTVWGLCAIWANYTILYIPFILSILLEALAFKEVVSYLGLVSHLLLYLGPLVDPFLYIFMTKGLKEVMQALPCCHNQKESRRPTVDSVAEAVETRL; translated from the exons ATGGCTGACACTAACACGGTGACAACAACTGTGCCCCTCCTCATCAACATCACCAGCAACGCCACCACGTCGACCTCTGCGCAGGTGGCCACGGTCATCAACTGGCTGACCTTCAGCATCGGACTGCCCGCCATTGGACTGGCTATTTACGCCCTCAAGAATCTGTCCAAAG GTGACAATAAAATTCCCATCCACGTCATGTTCCTCCTGGTTTCTGACATCATCAGCTTCTTTGGTCGCCCCCCTGTGGACGACGGCGTGAACAGCGGGGCCATCCTCTCCTCCAACGCCACAGACTTCATCTTCTACTTCGGTGTCATCTCCAATATCGCCCTTATGTTGTTTATAGCTCAGGAGCGACACGTCTCAGTGTCTTACCCGCAGTGTCttggctgctgcagcagcatccGGCGGTTTCCTGCTGTTGCCCTGGTGGCGTGGGCCGCTCCGCTGGCCGTCCTCGCCCTGGCTGTGCTCGATTACAAACTCTGGTTTGCGGTGGCTCTCCTCGCCCCTTtccccttcctccttttcttcgCCCTGGACTCCTGGAGAGCCCTGATGTGCTCCAACCCCCGGacaccagagaggaggaggacagtgtGGGGGCTTTGTGCTATCTGGGCCAATTACACCATCCTCTACATCCCCTTCATCCTCAGCATCCTGCTGGAGGCTCTGGCGTTTAAAGAGGTGGTGAGCTACCTGGGACTGgtgtctcacctgctgctgTACCTCGGCCCTCTGGTCGACCCCTTCCTCTATATATTCATGACCAAAGGGCTCAAAGAGGTGATGCAGGCTCTGCCCTGCTGTCACAATCAGAAGGAGAGCAGGAGACCTACTGTGGATTCTGTGGCTGAGGCTGTGGAGACGagactctga
- the LOC118118566 gene encoding cytochrome c oxidase assembly protein COX20, mitochondrial: protein MTEEEKQNNSNKGFRLPGFQSIQNTPCARDAILHGAGGSLAAGLLHFLVTSRVKRSFDVGFAGFMFTTLGSWFYCRINNAKLRVQQRMIQDGMKNKILYEGSVPDPVTHPRAETPSSPS from the exons GGTTTCCGTCTGCCGGGGTTTCAGAGCATCCAGAACACTCCGTGTGCCAGAGACGCCATCCTGCACGGGGCCGGAGGCTCGCTGGCCGCTGGCCTGCTCCACTTTCTGGTCACCA GTCGAGTGAAGAGGTCTTTTGACGTCGGATTTGCAGGATTCATGTTCACCACACTTGGCTCCTG GTTTTACTGCAGGATCAACAACGCAAAGCTTCGCGTGCAGCAGAGGATGATCCAGGACGGCATGAAGAACAAGATTTTGTACGAGGGATCTGTTCCCGACCCCGTAACACATCCCAGAGCAGAAACGCCATCAAGTCCTTCGTGA
- the LOC118119258 gene encoding high-affinity choline transporter 1: MALNIPGVTVMMFFYLLVLGIGIWASVKSKREAKMLQGDKTEMALLGNRGINLVVGIFTMTATWVGGGFIVGTSEAVYNPSMGLIWAVMPVAATMCFIIGGLFFAEPMRNNKYVTMMDPFQIKYGKVPTAALSLASLISEIMWVTGTLIGLGVTMSVILDLSYTVSIWISAAVAITYTLMGGLYSVAYTDIIQLILIFISLWLCVPFAMINPAVTDITETAYNFTFQSPWVGTLEADRAWRWIDNFLLLGLGNLGLQNFHQRTLSAASSSTAKITCFAAAIIVPTLGIPPIILGAVAASTNWNLTSYGSPSPFERGETGLVLPLVLQHLTPTYISIVGIGAVAAAVMSSTDSALLSAASIFTSNIYRNILRTQASDREIQWVIRISVVVVGLAGTSLTFLDNSVLMIWLLRSDLTYTLMLPQLVCVLFFPISNGYGAVLGCVMGMLLRVLCGEPLLGIPTIIKFPGCTLVNGVYVQQSPIRTICMLTAVASILLFSYLTSLLFNRGLIPEKWDFFDVKNQYAIQTPGVVSSETKESNLEQNENNEACEPMLESTC, from the exons ATGGCTCTCAACATCCCCGGGGTGACCGTGATGATGTTCTTCTACCTGCTGGTGCTCGGCATCGGCATCTGGGCCTCCGTCAAGTCCAAGCGGGAGGCCAAGATGCTCCAGGGCGATAAGACGGAGATGGCGCTGCTGGGCAACCGGGGCATCAACCTGGTGGTCGGCATCTTCACCATGACAG CTACATGGGTTGGAGGAGGATTCATCGTGGGCACATCGGAGGCGGTGTACAACCCCTCCATGGGCCTGATCTGGGCCGTGATGCCGGTGGCAGCGACCATGTGCTTCATCATCG GTGGTCTGTTCTTTGCCGAGCCaatgagaaacaacaaataTGTGACCATGATGGATCCTTTCCAGATCAAATATGGAAAAGTGCCGACGGCTGCTTTGTCGCTGGCCTCACTCATATCGGAGATCATGTGGGTGACAGGAACCCTCATAGGATTAG GTGTAACCATGAGTGTGATCTTGGATCTGTCCTACACCGTCAGCATCTggatctctgctgctgtggccaTCACCTACACTCTGATGGGAGGTCTCTACTCTGTGGCCTACACTGACATCATCCAgctcatcctcatcttcatcagtcTG TGGCTGTGTGTCCCTTTCGCGATGATTAACCCGGCTGTGACTGACATCACGGAGACGGCCTACAACTTCACCTTCCAGTCTCCGTGGGTCGGGACTCTGGAGGCCGACAGAGCCTGGAGGTGGATCGATAACTTTCTTCTGCTG GGTTTGGGAAACTTGGGTCTCCAGAACTTCCACCAGAGGACGCTGTCTGCCGCCTCCTCATCTACGGCCAAGATCACCTGCTTCGCTGCCGCGATCATCGTCCCCACATTGGGGATCCCGCCCATTATCCTCGGAGCTGTGGCTGCATCAACAA aCTGGAACCTGACGTCTTATGGATCACCGTCTCCGTTTGAGCGCGGGGAGACGGGACTCGTCCTGCCCCTCGTCCTGCAGCACCTCACCCCGACCTACATCTCCATCGTCGGCATCGGGGCGGTGGCCGCTGCCGTGATGTCCTCCACTGACTCGGCCCTGCTGTCTGCAGCTTCCATCTTCACCTCCAACATTTATAGAAACATCCTGAGGACACAG GCGTCAGACCGGGAGATCCAGTGGGTGATCCGGATCTCGGTGGTGGTGGTTGGCCTGGCCGGCACCTCGCTCACCTTCCTGGACAACAGCGTCCTGATGATCTGGCTGCTTCGCTCCGACCTCACCTACACGCTCATGCTGCCGCAGCTCGTCTGCGTCCTCTTCTTCCCCATCTCTAATGGTTACGGGGCCGTTCTGGGCTGCGTGATGGGCATGTTGTTGCGGGTGTTGTGCGGAGAGCCGCTGCTTGGGATTCCGACCATTATCAAATTCCCAGGATGCACTCTGGTAAACGGAGTCTACGTCCAGCAGTCCCCGATCAGAACCATCTGCATGCTGACGGCTGTGGCGTCCATCTTGCTGTTTTCCTACCTGACGTCCCTGCTCTTTAACCGCGGACTGATTCCTGAGAAGTGGGACTTTTTTGATGTAAAGAATCAGTACGCAATACAAACACCAGGTGTCGTCAGCTCAGAAACCAAGGAATCGAACCTGGAACAAAACGAGAACAACGAGGCGTGTGAACCGATGTTAGAATCAACGTGTTAA